The following coding sequences are from one Desulfosporosinus orientis DSM 765 window:
- a CDS encoding flavin reductase, translating to MEKRWRCTVCGYIHTGENPPEVCPVCGADASFFELVTDEQEAQTGTEVKAAPKPAPVQPDKATAIRQALHRISYGLFIITAQAEGKDNGQCANTCFQVTSEPARIAIGINKQNYTHELIQKSGKFGVSVLSQTGQDYARGFGYRSGRDVNKFEGVAVHRGESGVLLLDDVLVTMEATVTGQLDAGTHTLFLGDVTAGEILQEGEPMTYAYFRASK from the coding sequence ATGGAAAAACGTTGGCGTTGTACAGTTTGCGGGTATATACATACAGGAGAAAATCCACCGGAGGTTTGTCCCGTTTGCGGTGCAGATGCAAGTTTTTTTGAATTAGTTACAGATGAACAAGAGGCTCAGACAGGAACTGAAGTGAAAGCTGCTCCCAAGCCTGCCCCGGTTCAGCCTGACAAAGCAACGGCAATACGTCAGGCACTCCATCGAATATCTTATGGTCTCTTCATTATTACTGCTCAGGCTGAGGGTAAGGATAACGGACAGTGTGCCAATACCTGTTTTCAAGTTACATCGGAACCGGCAAGAATCGCCATTGGAATCAATAAACAAAACTACACTCATGAGTTAATTCAAAAGAGCGGCAAATTTGGGGTTTCAGTATTAAGTCAAACCGGTCAGGATTATGCACGGGGATTTGGCTATCGATCAGGCAGAGACGTCAATAAGTTTGAAGGAGTAGCTGTTCACCGTGGTGAATCGGGAGTTTTGCTCCTTGATGATGTGCTTGTGACCATGGAGGCTACTGTTACCGGGCAATTAGATGCCGGAACTCATACACTTTTCCTTGGCGATGTTACGGCAGGGGAAATTCTTCAGGAAGGGGAACCAATGACTTACGCTTATTTTAGAGCCTCGAAATAA